The DNA window TCTGGCTCCCTGTTCTTTTTTGCCCTGCTGATTGCCTTCAGGCAGGTTCTCCGCGAATTGGTAGCGCCTTGGTCTTAGTCCTCCTGAAATTCATATTGCTCCCGGTTATTTGATACCAAGTCTGTTTGCTGCGGTTTCTGCGTTCGTGACTTCGTTATCAGAATCGGTGCGCTCGTCACTCTGACCACGCTTTCCGTCATCTTGTACCCGACTAGTACCGTTTTAGGAAGCCCACGTGCACCAACCCTACTCGGATTAAATCGCAAAGTATCAGGAGACGCGATCAACATGAGTTCCCGATTGCTCAGAGTGCTTCCACTTCGCATAGCTACATTCTCGCTGCTCACAGTTTCTCTGCTGCTTGTCCCGCAACTTCTGGGGCAAGGCATTACGACAGGCTCGATTACGGGTACCGTGGAGGACCCGCAGCAGAGCGTAATTAGCGGAGCGACAGTCAGCGCAGTAAACACCGGAACCAACGTCGCTTACAGCGCCACAACTAATTCGGTCGGCTATTTTGAGATGCGGGGTTTGCCGGTCGGAAGTTACACGGTGACGATTGATGCTGCTGGCTTCAGCAAGACGCGGTTGAGCAATGTTGCCGTGAGTACGGGCGTACCAACCAGTGTGGGCTTGCGGCAACTCGCAGTGCAAAGCGCCGCAACGGAAGTGACGGTTGAGGCGACCGCGCCTATCATCCAGACTGACTCCGTTCAAACCGGCGAAAGCTTTGAATCAAAGAAGTTAATGGACCTGCCCATTGGAAACGGTCCGGATCTCGTCGCGTTGTTTACTCCTGGTGTTGTGCCGACGGGCGATGCCAACTTTGCAAATACCAACGGAGCTTCATTTTCCAGCAACGGTCAGCGCGGTCGCGACAACAATTTCCAGATCGACGGCCAGGCAAACAACGATTCTCTAATTGGTGGGCCATCGCTCTTTATCGGTAATCAGGATGCGATCGAAGAAGTCCAGGTGCTCACGAACTACAGCGCTGAATATGGCCGGAACAGCGGCACGATTGTGAATTACATCACCAAGGGTGGCACGAACACCTTTCACGGTACGGCCTTCGAAATCTACAACGGGAACTGGGGCGATTCTCTAGCTAGTCAAGAACGGACGCCGCTCAATGGTTTCTGTCCCCCGGGCGTGGCGGTCGGCACGGCAGTACAGCCATTTACCGATTCTTGCACGCATCCGGTAGTGCCAAGATATGTCGACAACCGATATGGCGGGACTGTGGGCGGACCTATCGTCAAGGACAAGCTATGGTTCTTCGCAGGTACAAACATCGAGGCGCAAAGGGTTGGCTCGGCTCCGGCATCTTCAGGATCGCTGGTTACTCCGACAGCAAACGGGCTAAAGCAATTGCAGGCAGCATTTCCTGGAAACGCCTCGGTTGCGGCTTTGGGCGCGATCGGACCGCTGGCAGTCACCCAAGGCACACCAACTTTTTCCAACGTTCGGAACATTCCCGTTGTGGGTGTTCCAATCGAGTTCGGCTCGATTACGCGCAGTCTCCCGAGCATCTTCAATGATCATGAGGCAAGCGGCCGCATCGATTACCAGGTTTCCCAGAATGATCGACTCTTTGGCCGGTACTTGTTCCAGCAGCAGATAAACACCAACGTTTCCTTTGCCGGTGCTTCAGCAGTAGCTTTCGGCGACTTTGTCGATGTGCCAGCGCGCGTTCAGGAAGCAGCCATTGACTACTCGCATACTTTTTCGCAGAACGTGCTTGACCAAACTCGCTTCAGTTATTCACGCCTCAATGTCGGATTCGAAGGAGGAGCGTTCCCAAAATGCTTGCGGTCCAGCTTCAGCTCGTGCCCGACGAGCATTAACTTTACAGACGGCACATCGCTGAACATGGGCCCGGATGCGGGCTTTCCTCAGGGACGATTCGTAATCGACTACCAGGTGCAAAACAACGCGTCTTGGCGCGTTGGCAACCACTCCTTCAAGTTTGGCGGCGAGTTTGATCGCCAGAGTCAGCCGAATTCTGGCTTGGCGAACGTGAACGGTTCTTTCTTCTTCAGCAGCTTTGACAACTTCATTCAGAACCAGGCCACTCGCCTGAGCTTGACTGACGGTCCGCCGAACATTGACTTCAAGGAGAATCAGGGTGCTCTTTACTTCCAGGATGACTGGAGAGTGAAGGACAACCTGACCCTGACGCTTGGAACCCGATACGAACTCAACGGTCAAGCAATCAACATACTTCACGATCTAACCGTGAAGCGCGAAACCAATGCTGCAACGGCATTTTGGGATACAACTCTGCCTTTGAGCTTGCGAACAGTACCCAAGCTCGCTCTAGACAAGAACAACTTCGGCCCAGTAGTAGGTTTCTCATGGTCGCCGCGGTTAGCAGAGTCAATATTTGGCAGAAGTCAAACGGTGATTCGCGGCGGATTCCGCATCGCGTATAACCCCGAGTTCTACAACTTGTTCACAAACGTTGCGGCTTCAACACCGATGGTAAATGCTGGACGCGTTACGCCTTGCACGAACTGTTTGCCGGCCTCGGGAATTGCCGGAGATGTGCAATCTGCAAATCTTCCCAAAGTTGCGCGCGGCGTAAACCCGGGAATCAGAACCCAGTCAATCGTCGATCCGAATTTGCATAATCCCTATTCGGAACAGTGGAACCTCGGAATCCAAAGACAGTTTGGCAGCAAGATGGTCGCTGAAGTGCGCTACGTGGGCGATCACGGAGTTGGACAGTATCAAACCATCAACGCGAATCCCGCCCTGCGGCCACTCATCACTGCCGGTTTTGCAAACGTGATCCCGGCGGGCCTGACTCCATGCGCCACCACCGGGGCTCCGGGATTTGCACAGGGTTACGTTGACTGCAATCGCACGAATGTGTTGTCGCGCGGAAACTATGCCTTCTCGATCTATCACGGTTTACAAAATCGTTTCCAAATCCAGAACTGGCACGGCATCACTGCTGGGGCGACGTATACCTGGAGCAAAACAATCGACAATACCAGCGAGGTCTTCAGCACAACTGGTGGCGGCAACACGCAGTCGTATGCGCAGAATCCGTTCAACACAAACACAGCGGAGCGCGGTACTAGCGGTTTAGACTATCCCAACGTTGCCACCGTTTACATGCTCTACGATGTGCCCTTCTTCCGCGATGAGCGCGGACTGAAGGGAATGCTGCTGGGCGGATATCAGATCAATCCAACTTGGCGTTACACCAGCGGCCAGCCCTATACAGTGATCGAACTCCAGAACCCCACTACCAACCTTTGCGATCCCACCTCAGCGCTTAGTACCTCCGTCGCTGCGTGCCATCCCATCCTGGCGAATCCACGGGCGCCGCTAGATACGGTCGGACAGTACACGGCCGCGGGTACGCTCGTGAACTTCTACACAGGCGATCCTGTGACCAAGAATGACATTCACTGGATTGCGAATGACCGCACCGCAGCAGGCATATTGGGGACACCATTTGCCGGCGCCGGTCGTAACCTGCAGCGCGGAGACACGATCAACGCTGTGAATCTCGCACTTCTGAAGAATGTGAAGCTCACGGAGCGGTTCACCGTGCAACTTCGCGGAATCGCTTATAACGTCATCAACCGCGATTATCGTGGAGTGACTGCGACTCCATTCATCGACGCAGGCAACTTCAGAGATGCCCAGGGTGGTTTCGCGAATACGTTCTTCAATTCCACCGGAAACTTCCAGAGCAATTCCGTTTTTTCGGGAATTGATCGTCGCAGGATTGAAGTTGGAGCGAAGATAATCTTCTGAAGATCGAACGGTCGATTGTTGGCGGTGAGGAAAGTCCTCACCGCCTCTTTTTTGTGGCGCGTATGTCTGAACCGGAGTATTCATTGTCCGGTTCTAGCTAAGTTTCTCAATCGAGGTGCCTGGCATGGCCGAGATTGTCAGACCAATTCCACAACTTACGGTCAAGCCGATCTTCGCTCCGGAAGCATCCCCATCATCACGCATCTGGTCAGTAGATGTGCTGCGTGGACTGGTGATGGTCGTCATGGCGCTCGACCATACGCGTGATTACCTAACTTATTTGCGGTTTCAGCCCGAAGACCTTACGCGAAGTTATCCAGCGCTGTTCTTCACACGCTGGATTACACACTTTTGTGCGCCGCTTTTCTTCTTCCTTGCGGGAACAGGCGCTTATCTCCTGCGTTCTAAGTCAGGAACTACGGGAAAAGTTGCGAAGTTTCTTTGGACTCGCGGACTGTGGCTGATTGTTCTCGAGTTCACCGTAATCGAGTATGCGTGGACATTCGTGCCGTGGTACTTCGGTGGCGTGATCTGGTCTCTGGGATGCGCGATGATCACTCTGGGCGTGCTCGTCTGGCTGCCGGAGTGGGCAATTTTAGTGCTCGGGCTGCTGGTTGTCGGAGCGCATGATTTGACCGACGGAATCAAACTGCAGACGCTCGGTGCTTTCGCTCCGATCTGGTCACTGCTGCATCGGACCGGAACGGTGCCACTTACTCAATTCTTCGTGCTGTTCCCAATTCTGCCCTGGGCTGCAGTCATGGCCCTCGGCTACGTGTTCGGAAGGGTTTTGCTGCGATCGCGCGAGGAGCGCCAGCGCTTCACTTTGCGTTTGGGGCTTCTGGCAACGTTGTTATTCGTCTGTTTGCGTGCCTTCAATGCATACGGCAATCCAAGCGCGGATATTGCGTTTAACAGCGCAGGAGCGTGGCATCCACAAGGCTCCTGGGCAATGACCGTTGTCGCATTCCTGGATGTCGAGAAGTATCCAGCGTCACTCCAATTCCTGCTCATGACCCTCGGTCCGTCATTGATTCTCTTGTCCTATCTTGACCGGGTGCAATCGGGCTCGATCATCGAGAAGATTCTTCATCCTCTGCTGATCTTTGGCCGAGTGCCTTTGTTCTTCTACGTGTTACACCTCTATCTCATCCACGTACTTGCAGTGATCCTGGCACTTGCGTTCCATCAGCCTGTGCAGTGGTTGCTGCACGGTGCCTTCTGGATGAACCGACTGCCGGCAGGATACGGCCATGGACTGCCGATGATCTACGCGATGTGGGTCCTTGCGGCTGTCATCCTCTACTTCCCGTGCGCGTGGTTCGCAGGTCTCAAGCAGCGCAGACGAAGTTCGTGGCTAAGCTATCTGTAAAGCTGAAGCCCATTGATCGAGTTCAAAGCGTGGCTCGCATGAAGAGGTGTCGCTGTTCACTTCTGAACATTTGGAATCCGGGGACGAACGCGGCCCATCCACGAACCGCTAAATCTCCGGGAGCACATATCCCGTCATATCAATGAGCTGAGGATACCTTGGACACTTTTCGTCCAGACATACTGCCAGTTGTCACTCAGCTGTGATTGTTGTACCTAATTCACGACAACTTGTCCCAGCCTAGGGACGAAACCTGTCCTGCTCCGTCCAAGGCTTAGCTCCAGCTACGTAAGAGGCGTGACAGTTGCACTGAAGCAATAACAGTGATGATTGCCGGTGTGCCACCGGCCCGAGGGAGGCTTTCGTGGGGATGCCAAGTACAGCGGAGGGCC is part of the Terriglobales bacterium genome and encodes:
- a CDS encoding TonB-dependent receptor, giving the protein MSSRLLRVLPLRIATFSLLTVSLLLVPQLLGQGITTGSITGTVEDPQQSVISGATVSAVNTGTNVAYSATTNSVGYFEMRGLPVGSYTVTIDAAGFSKTRLSNVAVSTGVPTSVGLRQLAVQSAATEVTVEATAPIIQTDSVQTGESFESKKLMDLPIGNGPDLVALFTPGVVPTGDANFANTNGASFSSNGQRGRDNNFQIDGQANNDSLIGGPSLFIGNQDAIEEVQVLTNYSAEYGRNSGTIVNYITKGGTNTFHGTAFEIYNGNWGDSLASQERTPLNGFCPPGVAVGTAVQPFTDSCTHPVVPRYVDNRYGGTVGGPIVKDKLWFFAGTNIEAQRVGSAPASSGSLVTPTANGLKQLQAAFPGNASVAALGAIGPLAVTQGTPTFSNVRNIPVVGVPIEFGSITRSLPSIFNDHEASGRIDYQVSQNDRLFGRYLFQQQINTNVSFAGASAVAFGDFVDVPARVQEAAIDYSHTFSQNVLDQTRFSYSRLNVGFEGGAFPKCLRSSFSSCPTSINFTDGTSLNMGPDAGFPQGRFVIDYQVQNNASWRVGNHSFKFGGEFDRQSQPNSGLANVNGSFFFSSFDNFIQNQATRLSLTDGPPNIDFKENQGALYFQDDWRVKDNLTLTLGTRYELNGQAINILHDLTVKRETNAATAFWDTTLPLSLRTVPKLALDKNNFGPVVGFSWSPRLAESIFGRSQTVIRGGFRIAYNPEFYNLFTNVAASTPMVNAGRVTPCTNCLPASGIAGDVQSANLPKVARGVNPGIRTQSIVDPNLHNPYSEQWNLGIQRQFGSKMVAEVRYVGDHGVGQYQTINANPALRPLITAGFANVIPAGLTPCATTGAPGFAQGYVDCNRTNVLSRGNYAFSIYHGLQNRFQIQNWHGITAGATYTWSKTIDNTSEVFSTTGGGNTQSYAQNPFNTNTAERGTSGLDYPNVATVYMLYDVPFFRDERGLKGMLLGGYQINPTWRYTSGQPYTVIELQNPTTNLCDPTSALSTSVAACHPILANPRAPLDTVGQYTAAGTLVNFYTGDPVTKNDIHWIANDRTAAGILGTPFAGAGRNLQRGDTINAVNLALLKNVKLTERFTVQLRGIAYNVINRDYRGVTATPFIDAGNFRDAQGGFANTFFNSTGNFQSNSVFSGIDRRRIEVGAKIIF
- a CDS encoding heparan-alpha-glucosaminide N-acetyltransferase domain-containing protein — protein: MAEIVRPIPQLTVKPIFAPEASPSSRIWSVDVLRGLVMVVMALDHTRDYLTYLRFQPEDLTRSYPALFFTRWITHFCAPLFFFLAGTGAYLLRSKSGTTGKVAKFLWTRGLWLIVLEFTVIEYAWTFVPWYFGGVIWSLGCAMITLGVLVWLPEWAILVLGLLVVGAHDLTDGIKLQTLGAFAPIWSLLHRTGTVPLTQFFVLFPILPWAAVMALGYVFGRVLLRSREERQRFTLRLGLLATLLFVCLRAFNAYGNPSADIAFNSAGAWHPQGSWAMTVVAFLDVEKYPASLQFLLMTLGPSLILLSYLDRVQSGSIIEKILHPLLIFGRVPLFFYVLHLYLIHVLAVILALAFHQPVQWLLHGAFWMNRLPAGYGHGLPMIYAMWVLAAVILYFPCAWFAGLKQRRRSSWLSYL